From Vallitalea longa, the proteins below share one genomic window:
- a CDS encoding CynX/NimT family MFS transporter has protein sequence MKKATKIFIILSIVFISFNLRAPITAVGSIIDLIKNEYNLSSGMAGFITTLPLIAFAVVSPFVSQISSKLGYGLTMLSGLVFMIVGEIIRSYTNSFGLFAGTTLIGIGIAIGNVLIPSIIKLRFSKNVGIVTSIYTTSMCIFAAVGSGVSVPLAVGLDFGWRNALAVWTVLTLITVFIWFPQLKKSKGSMSKETMIKDSKGKSIWKSPLAWWVTLFMGTQSLLFYCLVAWLPSIITSKGMSAEFSGMMALLFQLVGLPATLLMPIIADRFKDQKVITTISSLIYLVGMSLLLVSDSKISIIVSLIFVGLGMGGSISISIAFISLRSPNAKKAAELSGMSQSAGYLLAATGPLLIGFIFDRTLSFTVPIILLIVCIILLICFGLKASKNEVVEI, from the coding sequence ATGAAGAAAGCAACAAAAATATTTATCATCTTATCAATTGTTTTTATTTCATTTAATTTACGAGCACCTATCACAGCAGTTGGTTCTATTATTGATTTAATAAAAAATGAATACAATTTATCTAGTGGTATGGCAGGTTTTATTACTACCTTACCTCTTATTGCTTTTGCAGTGGTTTCGCCGTTTGTTTCACAGATTAGTTCGAAGTTAGGATATGGATTAACTATGCTTAGTGGATTGGTTTTTATGATTGTAGGTGAAATTATTCGTTCATATACTAATTCCTTCGGATTGTTTGCAGGAACTACTCTTATTGGTATAGGAATTGCAATAGGCAATGTTTTAATTCCAAGTATTATTAAACTTAGATTTTCAAAGAATGTTGGTATAGTAACAAGTATCTATACCACAAGTATGTGTATATTTGCAGCAGTCGGTTCAGGTGTAAGTGTACCATTGGCAGTTGGTTTAGATTTCGGTTGGAGAAATGCTTTAGCAGTATGGACTGTATTGACTTTAATAACTGTTTTTATTTGGTTTCCACAACTTAAGAAATCAAAGGGTTCTATGAGCAAAGAGACAATGATAAAAGATTCAAAAGGTAAATCAATATGGAAATCTCCTCTTGCTTGGTGGGTAACATTATTTATGGGAACACAATCTTTATTGTTTTATTGTCTTGTTGCATGGTTACCATCTATTATCACATCAAAAGGAATGAGTGCAGAATTTTCTGGCATGATGGCACTTTTATTTCAATTGGTAGGATTACCAGCTACACTTCTAATGCCAATAATAGCTGATAGATTTAAGGATCAGAAGGTGATAACAACTATTTCATCGTTAATCTATCTAGTTGGAATGAGCTTACTATTAGTATCGGATTCAAAAATATCAATTATTGTTTCTTTAATATTTGTAGGTCTTGGTATGGGAGGAAGCATAAGTATCTCTATTGCATTCATTTCTCTTCGTTCCCCAAATGCAAAAAAAGCTGCTGAGCTTTCGGGTATGTCACAATCAGCAGGATATTTACTTGCTGCAACAGGTCCACTTCTTATAGGTTTTATTTTTGATAGAACACTTT
- a CDS encoding FadR/GntR family transcriptional regulator yields the protein MTGKIKRYILKLSNDWRFTYMDIKKPIRLSLPKQIASEIEKAIKDGSLKLGSKIPSEPELAKEFGVSRNTIREAVQSLIHAGVLEARQGDGTYILVSGRFEANILKRLSDSDMNEVYEVRLCLEKDIVKLATTRRTESDIKHIKKALERRNQIKLTAKENTDVDIAFHIAIAKASHNTIFYDLYKYVSKFISNSIQQKVEINNMEGDKIDQLHTELFNAIYEKNVEKAEDTIVKILDI from the coding sequence TTGACTGGTAAGATAAAAAGATATATACTTAAGTTGTCCAATGATTGGAGGTTTACATATATGGATATAAAAAAACCAATTAGATTATCATTACCAAAGCAAATTGCTAGTGAAATCGAAAAAGCTATTAAAGATGGTAGTTTGAAACTAGGTAGTAAAATTCCATCTGAGCCAGAACTTGCGAAAGAGTTTGGAGTGAGTAGAAATACTATACGAGAAGCAGTTCAGTCTCTTATTCATGCAGGTGTATTAGAAGCACGTCAAGGTGATGGTACTTATATATTGGTATCAGGACGTTTTGAAGCAAATATATTAAAAAGATTAAGTGACTCAGATATGAATGAAGTGTATGAGGTTAGACTATGTCTTGAAAAAGATATCGTGAAACTTGCAACTACAAGACGTACGGAATCTGATATTAAGCATATTAAAAAAGCTTTAGAGAGAAGAAATCAGATTAAATTAACGGCAAAAGAAAATACTGATGTTGATATAGCTTTTCATATAGCTATTGCAAAAGCTTCTCACAATACCATTTTCTATGATCTTTACAAATATGTATCTAAATTTATCAGTAACTCTATACAACAAAAAGTTGAGATTAATAATATGGAAGGAGATAAGATAGATCAATTACATACAGAACTTTTCAATGCAATTTATGAGAAAAATGTTGAAAAAGCAGAAGACACTATTGTCAAAATATTAGACATTTAA